In the Populus trichocarpa isolate Nisqually-1 chromosome 1, P.trichocarpa_v4.1, whole genome shotgun sequence genome, GGAGTGATTAGCAAAATGTCAACTCATAAGTTTTCTGAGTCTCTTTTCAGCATGTCTGGCTACCTTATTTTGCGGTTCAAGGACAAGAGCATGCTTGAAATCTGTGAATTAAGAGAGACGATGCTTCTTGTAAGAGTAGTGTGGAATAAAACACGAAAATCAACATGTTCCAAATATTAATTCTAGAATGCATGCGTGAATGTTCTCAAACGACTCAATCTATATGCATATCTACATATGATCaattctcaaaaaattaaacCCCCGCATCATAGAAATCCGTAGTATACATGTCAAGTTCGAAAAACAATCTTAAATATGGAGAACATTCTGCTCATTTCACATACTATACTcacttaaacaataaaaaaatcaggcgTTCAGAACTCACCTTGAGCTGCGTCTTTATAGAAGAGGAGTGATTCTCTAGCTGTTCCACGCCTCAGATATGCCTTCAcattctgcaaaaaaaaaaaaaaattgttgaacatCTTAATACTTCCATTCAAGAGCACAATATGATCCTCTGCGTGGAAAGGCATTTTGCAGTATCCTATTCCAACAAAACGAAACCTATATGTCGACATTGAAACATCTTCATGTTTtgagtttcaactttcaatagGGCATACAAccataaatcaaagtttaagtGTTCAGAAAGCTTAACTGCATGgaaaattgcaagaaatattAGAGCAAGCATTTGCATTCATTCATGATTTCCAAAATCCATATATGCTAGTTGTGGATAAAAAAAGGCACTGTTCAATTAATTGATGTCTATGGAACAATAGACCATTATCACAATGgccaatataaatttattactgACCTGATGCATTATCAAATATgtgccattttcttttattcttctaGTCCCCCATTTCTCTAATTTACCTAGACATATTGAAGGAGAATGTAAATAAACAGGGAAATCTAAAGGCAAAGGTTTGCTGAAGTGAAATTCTGCTACTGGTTGGAAAGTGCACTAATCTTAGGTGAGATGTAGGGATGTTTATAAATGTTGAGGATTGTGCATTTAGCAAAAGCCCGAGGAGAAAGCTGCAAGCAACACAGCTGTTATATACTCTCAAATAACTGATTTTACAGACCCATTGCCCATTTTCAGCTAATGCTAAATGAcacatcaagaaataaataggCAAAGAATGGAACCAGACTCGTTTCCGTATATGGTTGCTTCCCAATCCAGAGACATAAGTTAGATGCGTGTATTCATCTATCTTAAGTGCAGACGGCCTACTGATATAGTAAGGGAAAGCAAAAAAGAGTGGACCATATATTTCCATATCTTCCCATTGCAGTGAGATTCTTCAATGATTGCCTTGGACTCTTAgccaacaaaacaaacaaaatttaagatttaGCCTAAGATACACAAGGAGCACCATAGGATCTGGTTTGTCCTGCTATGATAAATGGCTAcaagaattcaatcaaatataaagatCATTGCAAAAATTTGTCTTGTCACCTTTTTATCCAGTGATATTGCCATATTGCAGTCTTCTTCAGCTTTCTGAAAGCTGCATGCATTGAAATCAAAAGGTAAAGAAAGCTCTCAGTATAACAAAATAAGAGTGAAACATAGATCAAGCACACTATCATACCATCCCAATTGTAAGTAAGCTGCTGCCCGGTTGGAATAGTAAGTTGCATTTTTCCCATTCAATTTAATAGCTTCACTGTAGTAATTAACAGCCTTATTCCACTGCTTCCCCTTATATGCAGCATTGCCCTGCCATaaatttttatgtcattggttaagaagcaaaaaacatatcaaaacatcTTTTCTTGGGTATTCTTTAGCATTTTACAGTAAATGTTGGCAAACAGGATCATAATGAACTGTAGATTCACAGAGGGCCCTTCTCACAAGCATATACAAACACACCAATGACAAGATTGTTTATGTAACTCCCTTGTAAAATTATGACAGGTCAAGTATAACATATATGTCCAAGGAGACAGGTAAAATGAGTAAACTGTGAGGAAAAGAGAAACTTTTTCATGAAAACTATGGTGAAAGACTTCCATGTGGAATCACACATCAAAAGCTCAAGTTGATCACCGATATTTCCAATGAAGTTCTGAAGCCAGAAAGACAAAGATCTTAGAAAAAGAGAGTGAATTCATAGTCAATTAATTTGAAAACCTATAATTGTTGTCTTAAACACCCACGAGGTATGTCATTACTTGTAACAATCCACattttaccattttattttacttcatAGTTTTAGTCCAGTTTGCTTTGTAAGGACTTAGTGTTATTCACTTTCCTTGTTTACAAAGGTTTCTACTAGGATTTTGGTCCCTAATTGACTGCACCTCTTTTATGTTTTACCAGACTTtgatattgaaattgagaaCCACTTTTGAAACTACTATTACTGTCTTCTCTCAGCACTCTCCTACAGGGTTACTTTCAGCGTCTTCTATTCCTCCATCCCTCTTCTATATGGATTTCTTCTCTTCTAATTTAACTTCTCTCCTATAGAGAATCCTCTCTGCTTGTTTATAACATGTAGGCTGTGCTACATCAAGTAGTATCAGAGTAAGGTTACTCATATAATGTCAATGCAAAGCCTCAATTTTACAGATTGTTGCTTGCCATGAAGACCAGTTTTACACATTAATGCAGTGGTGTGGCAAAAACAGCAAGAGAGCTGAAGAAGCTAATGGCCCATTATCATACCAATTCTGTTTCAATTGCAAGTAATTCTATAAAAACTTATTGTTCGTGTGGCACCGAAAGCACTCTCCAGCTATATTTTTGCTCTAGCACACTTAATTATCATACCAATACTGTTTCAATTGCAAGTAATTCTATAAAAACTTATTGTTCATGTGGCACCGAAAGCACTCTCCAGCTATTATCTTGCTCTAGCACACTTAACTAATAACTATACAAGGGTGGGTTAACtaatcaagaaaaggaaaagcaacAAACTGGAACCTTTATCTTAGATCAGTTGCAACGAATGCCACATTTTCAATATAAGTTTCATTTATGGACCTTGTAAAGGTTTCAAACCACCATTATATGCATGGAGTGTTAAGTTTCTGTTAAGTTACAAAACAATTAGTTAAATATCAGGAGTAAGCACACAATATCAAGTAAATTAACTCACCAGAAAAGGCACAGGGAGTGAATGGGGGAAAGAGGAACTAAATGCAaggatatttttataagatgaaCTAATAttcaaaatcacaataaattgtTGGTGAACCTACCTTTTCTTTCAAGAGTTCTGAAGCATCAAAATTTTCATTGGCGTCTTTCAATGGTGCTGGATTGGAAAGAAAGTTGATTTGCTCTTTAAGAGATGAGTACATATCCAACACTGTATCAAGAAGAAACTTGTCCCCTCCATGAAATGTGATAAATGAAACAGAGATAGGACAGCCATCATTCTTTCCCAATGGAATGGTAACCTGACAGCAAGATGCAGAAGTAAAGACAAATGTTAAGTCcataacaaagttaaataagatcatagaaactaaaaaaacaaacagatgaAAGCTGAAACTTTAAATCACCAAGTCACCTGACAACATCCAGACATGCTTGCAATGCTTGAAAGTATCAGTGCTCTATTGTGAGACTCAACAGTATCCCGTTtctttgaattaagtttcaacgGTGGATCAGCAACTGTTGGAATAACCAATATTCCATCATCCTGGCAACAAAAAGGGTATGAGACTATGAAACATTCCATCATCCTGGCACCTAAACTCAATGAAGAGGTCAGGCtggttttggatcatttttccAACCAATTTGAGTTTGTCACTGAATAAATTTTGTATAAACCAACATGTCaaccaaaacacacaaaaagatAAGGTTAAGTTAGCAAGCAGCACAGGCATGTAAAAAACAACAGGTGGGTAGTCAGGCAGGTGGTAAAAGTTGACAAAATTTGGTTTAAGCCCAATTCtttggaaaataaaagagaaatcgACATTGATTACAGGTTTCTaaccctgttttttcttctaaaacaaCTCCTATTCAATCCTAATTCCACATACAACAAACCCTAGCTTGCCATGAATCTTTTGTGAGCAAGAAAACCTAAGTTGTCCTAAATCAGGAACCTGAAGGTTACCCAGACACTTCAACATATCAGAAAGCAAACAAGCGTGACAGCTAGCATTAAAAACCATCTAGCTGATATTCTGAGAGAGAAAAATCTAGCAACAAGGTAGGGTACCTTTAAGAGAATTTGCATGCAAGCTCGCAACTCTTTCCTGATATCATAAAGTGCTTTTATGTTCTCATGTGTAGTGTTAATGGCTGTGAGAAGATTATCAGAGACATCAAGTGCTAACTTGGGTTCCACTGATTTAACCCaatcttcatgatttgttttgaattcaTGTCTGAAAGGCAATATTATGCACAGAAATATCAGTAAAAATGGAAATGGGGTTCCAGGTCAAGTGCAATAGAAGCACAGAACCTTCAAAATTCAAGAACAGCAATCCAGGGAGGATTTTGTCAAATGTCACTTGAAcagaacaagaaaaatacaaCTTAAGCACATAACATTTAGGAGaatattagaaacaaaaaatgctaaacattaagaaaaaacttcaagaagATTATGAGCCATTGGATCATGATATTGATGTGAGACCCAATTTTGGGTCCCATCAATCCACGGGCTCGTGTATTCTAGAGGTTTTTGACTTCTTGTTTTTACTTAATGTTTAGCATTACTGTATAAGAAACATTTATTGGTTGTTTTGGAAAATGAAGTGTTGCCAACTGGTAAATATAAACCTTGAATAACTCTCAGAAATAAGTGGGTAATGAGATATTTCAAAGAGAAAATTGCAAGAACACTGTGAAGCTTGCCTCTGGTAACATTTGGGAGCTCTAATCTGAAAACAATCACTATAATTTTTGGGAACTCAGCTTTGTGTAGAACGTTCATACCAATAAATGCTATACTTCAACCTTTTCAAATGTTTAAATGCCCTACTGACAATGGTAGCTCCAAACCATTTGGATAACATGTCATTTAAGAGGTCTAGATTCTGAAAATCAAAAGCTTATTTATGAAACCTTAACCAGGCTCAGAAGCATGCTTAAAAATCACAAGCTTATATATGAGAGCAACAAGATGGTAAGCAGCAATATCATCCATCTCATTGTCAATAACATGAATGGTCAACATCTGTCTCATTAGACTGAAAGGCTTACGCTTCTCCAAGCTATGGGGAGCTTAGGCTATCTCCATATAATGTGAATGATATCTTATGTACTACATGACCCTCAGATCTAGAAAACCAAAAAGGTTTCAATCATGCTTCCTTGGTTCACTGGGCCAAGAAAAGGATGGATGCATTTGTTAGAGATGACAAATGGGATGTCAATTAGAGTCTCtacacctttttttttggtaagttacATATAGCAAAAATCATAAGCCCCTTGAATGATTTTTAGAGGGAGAAATTGCTTTGGGACATATGAAGCTACATAGGATAtctaacatggtttttttcaaaaacaataaacagTGTTGGGTTTCCACATTTCATTAGATTTAGCAGAATAAAGACCCAAGCAACCTAAGTGCTTAAAATTTTGCTTTAAGACATGTCAGACACAAATCTTGACTGCCTTTTGCTGAGTTCTCTTTTCCATAACAACGTTTGCAGatcaaaaaatcaaggaaagtTTACCAAAACAGGAaagaatttcaaaaagaaacctCAAACAATGCATTTTATCAAATTGATCATGCTATTCCATGAGCCATACATCTTGATTAGCTTCTTGATAATTAGAATTGAATGTTATTACAGAGCGTGGTTCGTAGTCATAGTTATCATCCATATGCTTCTTTACCACTTGACCAAAAAgataagaaaggaaaggaaatgctTTTCTACAACCAATGACATGTGTGATCTGCTACtccacaaaaagaaaacaaaagggaaatgCATTTCTACAACCAATGGCATGCACAATTACATGGATGGAATACCGGACCAGTAAATCATAAGCCAGAAGATAATTTATTATTGCCAATTCAAAAGCCATAACAATCATGGATTTATATTTGCTGGCTCAGTAAAATGTGAAACCCATTTTTTGGAAGAAAGCAAAAGTCATTTAAGCAAACTCATTCTATTCCTAATATCAGCAGCAATATTATTCTAGAATTTACTGCTTTATCACTAACAATTACTTTTATACATCCACGATATCTTTGGGGCAAATAAATGCCATGATGGTTGAAGATTTCTAAAAGTCACCAACTTGCATCCCCAACACTATTGAACCTTGCCATCACAGGCAGAAATTACCTCAGTGTGTTGGCTGGATTTCAAACAATGCCCCACATGCTAAAGGAGACATGACAATAGAACCTTAAATGAGAACATGATCATAAATTCATATCTGCtattaataaatacaatttttttattcgataCAATCTGAAACTCAAATTATCAGTTCTAAAAATTCCTAACTTATTCAGTGCACACATACCCTAATAGAAAGAACAAtaaaagcaaagcaaaaaaatctcaagtacCTTTGTAATGAAACCATTGCAGAAGAGAGAGCTTTCAAATTAGAGATTCCATTTTGCATGTTTGTTGATTGATCAAGGAACCCTTTTAGACTCGGTACATTCAAAGAAATATGTTGGCCAAAATTAATATGCTGTTGAGGCTGGTCTGTGCATTGAACAAAACAATTAGAAACACCAACATGAGCACAATTAAAGTAAGTCAAACAGAGTTATATGATGATGAACTATAATGTTGATAATGGGacgataagaaaataaaatctgaaaCAGGAACGTAACAAGAAATACATCATAGCCTTGCAACTTACATCCAGATAGATTTTCAATTGCTTTGTTAATAACAACTTCAGCCTTCTGTTTGGGAACCTTAGAAAGCTGAAAAAGATCATCAGCAAAAATAAGACGTCTCGCCCTTCTGGGTTCCACAGTATTTAGTTTAAGTAAAGTATGCCCAACACGAAGTAATATAGAGGGATCACGTGCCAGCCATCCTGAAATGTCCCATGTTACCAAGTAAAGAAACAGAAAACCAGTAAAGGCAACAACATAACTGAAACAAGGAGAAAATAATTAAGTCCAGAAAAATCTTGAATAAATAGTAAATTAGCATGCTGGTACCAACTCAAAATGCAATGGTAATTCAAAATGGTCACATTTCTTACAAACAGAGCTGATTGGGAGCACATGCATTCGCACTGATGCAGCATCATGTATAACTAAAGATAACTCTCATCCACTTCTCGTAATGTGAACgaacttgtaaaaaaataacGATTCAGATGTTCAAGAACAGTACTTCAGACTACTAAAAAGGAAAGTACACATTGAGGGCTGTGATCTAAAACAGCAAGAGAAATATGCAGCTAAGTGCTCCCAATTTTTGCTCAAGCCCATCaaagataaacaaattaaaaatagtctAAGATGTGGTTTTGCTCATTTATATCTATGTATTCTGCAATAGCACTACATAAATATGCCCATACCAACAGTGTCTAAACTTTGAGAATTTGGCAAAATTCCAATCGTAGATACAGCCCCATGGGATGGTCTGTAGCTGAGGAGACCGCAAAATGCTGCTGGAATTCTAATGCACCCAATTGTATCAGTACCTGAAAGATAAGAAGGGCCTTAGATAATCAAGCGCACAATTAACAAGCAAAATCGTGTTGAATTCTATATCTACATGAATTAACATGCAGGCTAGAAAAGCTTTTCTACAAGCCAAGAGAAATGAAAATGTCAGATAGCCCACCTCAAATATGTTATGGAGGTAAAACGAATGCATGAGTTAATATCATTAAGATCAATATGCCTTTTTTCTAATATTCCCTCCATTctgccagaaaaaaaaaaaacacatataactAGTACTTGAAGCTGCCAATGAGATTTCCAAATAACGATTTTGATACCACAGCTGAAATGTTCAAACTATTTCCAGAAGCAAGTAggtgcaaagaaaagactgaaaCGCAAGTCATTTGAACACAAGTTCTCTCGGAGAACAATTAGTCATGACTCCCAACTGATATACGACCGTCAATCTACATTGGATAGTATTGATTGAGCATATGCCATCTAAACAAAGGAACTTTTATTACCTAGAGCAAAATCAACGAGCCCAGCGGCAACGGCCACAGCTGAACCACTAGAAGAACCTCCGGGGACATGGGCGGGCATTTCCGGATTGATAGGAGTTCCATAATGTATATTTTCGCCACTCACCCTAATGTAACAAGAAAGACGTTAACTCAACAAATCATAAATACGTATTTGTGTGTGtatgaaaggaaacaaaacaaaacactgaTATTTCATTACCCGAATCCTAATTCGCCCATAACAGTCTTGCCAACACAGACAGCCCCATTCTTTAACAGAGCAGTCACTGTCACTGCTGTCTTCTCAGCAGCCTCATGCGTTCTTGCCCAGTCTGGATTCCCAAAACCCGTCACATAATCCTCCAACTCAAATCTGCCacaaatcatttaattattttttaaaaaaaggcagAACTAactaaataattagttaataataaattaaagaagacAGACAGACTACATGTCGTTGATGGCAAAAGTGAGCCCAGCGAGGGTTTGCTTGGCAGCCGGAGGAGGAGGCTGAGGGAATGGAAGAATCTGGAATCTTTGAACGAAGGCTCCAAAGTCCTCTTTAAATTTGGCTTTCCGTCTCCGCGTCTCAGCCGCCGCCACCATCCCAACTGCCACTGTCACTCCGATCACCAATACCCACACCTTTGGGTTCTTTATGTTTGCTTTTACTGTATTCATGCTTGATCGGATGCAAGAAAATgattagctgttttttttataaaaaaaaaaaaaaaagaagaggggtTTTTGAAGGGTTTTAGAGGAGGAGGGAggggaatattttttattcgggAAGCTAGTAAGAAGAGTGAAATtggtaatataattttttaaatagtataaatatagtattttatatatatatatatatatatataaacattatttagaaaagttaattatattttaatatatttgatattaatataactatttattaatattaactaACTAatataacatcaattaaaatcttattttacataaaaatatattaaacaaatttttaacttttttaattaatatgtaaaaataattcttcaatttacaaatgttattttatctttttaatatagcTTTCTTGTTCgagctataaaaataaagaaaaaataaaaacaattgtttttttcttctagctCTTCGatgtctttgtattttgtaaggTAGATGCTATCGTGCGCCACAAGTTAAGGTTTAATTTGAGGTTAGGCGGGCCCTGAGCATTACCGCTCGAATGTTCTTTTTCCCGGTTCCCAGTCAGGCCATCACACATTAGCCTAACCATCGTGGAAGGCTAATTGACcaggagaaaggaaaaaaaaaaaaagtggcgctataattaaattaaattaaattatgaaagttaaaggaagaactaaaaaaatgcGTATAATGGAGTATTACTCCATTtaagagaaatagaaaaattaacatgaaaaaaaaaactgtgtttAAATTCCGTTTTTTACAAATTGGAGAAAGGAAaaggatttttttcatttttctaccACAAAGCTTGAGGTTgggaaaaatgttttccaaatATTTCTACTTATCggaagaaaagtgaaaaacatGTTTCTCCGACTATTTCTATCCTAatgatttttaagataaaataacctcttactttttatttaattacaattaTACCATGTATATAATATTCTCAATCTATTTTACCCTCCCTTTCATGCAATCTTCTTCATATTCTCTGTCCATCTCTAACAAAGCACTTTATCAGGGTAGCGATTCTTCCACTACCATCAACATCAGCAGCggctccaccaccaccaacggCGGCAATAGCTGGTAAGCTATTATGTAGGgaaattagatttgatttgagcAGGCCTGTTTTGATttcatctcttttcttcttatttattcatcgtgattttaacaacttttaaaatatatatatatatataaacaacgcCTCCGTAAACATCTGAACATTGTAAGCCCTGTGTTGGGTCAGGGCATACCATTTTACCCAAGTCTTATagagatttttgtttgaaatatttgaaaggtgatttaattttttttatataacaaataaaaattatttataaaaaaattatttatgatacagtaatttaaatatttttgttataaaaaattataaaaaaattaattatcatttctgtttagaataatatttcaagagtaatttaaatgtttttttataaaaaataaaaaatataaaaaaaaattaattagtatttttatttagaatacttcaagggtagttcaaatatttttttattaaaaataaaaaaattagtatttctGTCTAGGATGCTTCAAGAggagtttaaatatttttttataaaaaatcaaaacaaatttatttagaataCTTCAAAGGtaatttgaatgttttttataaaaaataaaaaatatatataaaaaaattaattagcatttatgtttaggatacttaaagggtagtttaaatatttttttaataagaatataaaaactttataaagaaaattagtTATGATATTTCAAGGgtagttcaaattttttttttatcaaaaaaaataataattagtattTATGTTTAGGATATTTTAAGGGGagtttacatatatatattttttataagaaatataaaatatttcaaaaaaatatttatttatgacaCTTCAAGggtaatttaaatgttttttttcttataaaaatatgtatatatatataaaaaattaattatcatttctgTTTAAAATActtcaatgatagtttaaatattttattataaaaaatagaaaaactttataaagaaaattatttatgatacaTTAAGGgtagttcaatatttttttatcgaaaaacaattaattagcatttctgtttagaatactttaaggtgatttaatatttttttaatcaaaaatagaaaaaattataaaaaaattatttaaaattctttaaaaataatttaaatatttttttagattagacCTGACCGTGAGATccaactatattttatttagcttaACCTAGGCAGactcaaaacatttaaaatattatcttgatttgtttgttttcttcgtATCATCTACGTATTAAATTAGTTGTGGGActtcgggttattttttttagtttttatttttatataattatttcatcatGTGTTGCTCTCAGATTTATGATATATTCGAGACGTATAAGAATTGTTGTTGACTTTAACAAAGTTTCAATTCCATTCCATCGTACGTgtttctagattttttattttttaattttttttttgttaatctgTTCCGAATCCTAAAAGGATTTTCAAATGAATACATAAGgggtgagatttttttttttttggtaaactaaaatatatatatatatatatatatatataaccgagcctaattgaaaaataattcaaaccaATTAGTTAGTGTCTGTTTGAAAGTATAgttacggttgtttttcaaagtatttttcatgttgaaatgtatcaaaaagatatttttttttattttttaaaaattatttttgagattaacatattaaaacgatccaaaatatataaaaaaattaaatttttttgaaatatgattTGTACCGTATTCCCAAACAGGACTTTAATGGATTTTTTCggtttagtttttcaaattcttCGAAGAGAGAAAACAACGAAACTTGTTGAGTTTTTATGGCAAGTTATGTAGGACTGCAAGCTGCTCTTCATAGCTAATTGAGCATCAATGAACAACGCAGGTAATAACACAACACATCCACTAgctgaaaaatatattcaaatatatcattaatgagaGTTAGAGATTTGAATTGCAGTCTTCTCGTTCCACTAAGGTTAATCATAGGGAGCAATGATGATTTCTTATGTATATCAAGTGAAATGTTGGTATCCTTGTCATCTTAGAACTCAGCTAGCTTAAAAAACAAGACATAAATGGAACACAAGTCATGTCATCTGCCACGGAAAtccaaaaagaaataatttgaagtaaagaaaaaaataaaaaaaatattattttataatatttttaaaatataaaaacaaataaaatgttattgatattattaatggATACTAAAGCTACTTAGTTGAGCTGTATTTTGCCATAAAGATATTAAACTGAAGCAGGAGTGCAGAACCCACATGCCACAGGACAATTACAATAAGCTATTAACGTTTGTCACTCCATACATGAACAAGCATAAATAAGCAATTATCGATTTATAAGATATTGTGAGTGTAGttacgattattttttaaaatattttttatttaaaaataaattaaaataatattttttagttttattttttttttaacatcagccatcaaaatgatctcaaaacaccaaaataatattaatttaaagaaaaaaaatatttttttaaaagcgcttttaaacataaaatcaaatagaattACAGTGTTGAAAATAAACCACATAAATTGTTATGTACAAACCaccaaatcaaattaacaatgAATCCAAATGCCTCAGAGCCATTAGaaacttatatgatcgttaatttcagggcccgtagaAGTAATCGAGATGTGTGCAAGTTGTTctgaacacccacgttaattaaaaaaaaatccaaatgcCAAACGTTTGTTTCAAATACATCAATTAGAAATACAATCCATCAGACAATGTCATCATTTTATAGCCAATTACCCAGATAAAACGTAAAATGGAATAAAGGGTCAAAACGACTAATAGaagaaagttgagggaccatCGTGTGTAGTCTTCATAATTAATAAAGCAAAACGGTGAGGTTGAAGAAAAGGTGGATAAATCATGGAAGATGGGCTTGACCTTGTGAACAGTGCTCACACGTGGAAGGATCATAATGGTTTGATCATTGGATGATGGAGATAAAACGTGAAGAAGACGTAAGCTCCACGTGATGCTGGAAGGTACTGAGTACTGAAGTGAAAGCATGGAGCCGCCTGGGTTGCGGCAATATTATTCTTCCATTAACAGATTTTACGTCTAAAAATCATGTGACTGCTTGCACAGAGAGAGCAGGGGAGTGTCGGCAAGCTCatgcttgattttatattttaaaagtatttttaaaagtttttcttttatatttttttaaaaattaatatatttttaatatttttaaattattttgatatattaatataaaaaataatttttaaaattaaaaaaatattattttaatatatttttaattaaaaaaaactttaaaaatcaactttaaCCATACACCTAGATATCTCCCTAGATTTGTTATTACTAATTTAGAGTTTCtagaatattttatatttacgtttattttttcaatagctAGTAGATTGGTACAGttcaatttttgaaagcaagatTGAACCGAACTACAAt is a window encoding:
- the LOC7473024 gene encoding outer envelope protein 64, mitochondrial: MNTVKANIKNPKVWVLVIGVTVAVGMVAAAETRRRKAKFKEDFGAFVQRFQILPFPQPPPPAAKQTLAGLTFAINDIFELEDYVTGFGNPDWARTHEAAEKTAVTVTALLKNGAVCVGKTVMGELGFGVSGENIHYGTPINPEMPAHVPGGSSSGSAVAVAAGLVDFALGTDTIGCIRIPAAFCGLLSYRPSHGAVSTIGILPNSQSLDTVGWLARDPSILLRVGHTLLKLNTVEPRRARRLIFADDLFQLSKVPKQKAEVVINKAIENLSGYQPQQHINFGQHISLNVPSLKGFLDQSTNMQNGISNLKALSSAMVSLQRHEFKTNHEDWVKSVEPKLALDVSDNLLTAINTTHENIKALYDIRKELRACMQILLKDDGILVIPTVADPPLKLNSKKRDTVESHNRALILSSIASMSGCCQVTIPLGKNDGCPISVSFITFHGGDKFLLDTVLDMYSSLKEQINFLSNPAPLKDANENFDASELLKEKGNAAYKGKQWNKAVNYYSEAIKLNGKNATYYSNRAAAYLQLGCFQKAEEDCNMAISLDKKNVKAYLRRGTARESLLFYKDAAQDFKHALVLEPQNKVARHAEKRLRKLMS